In Simkaniaceae bacterium, one DNA window encodes the following:
- a CDS encoding pGP6-D family virulence protein, translating into MEIEQDNLEMNQISPIESRELELLLFESFKPGQLSEEDVGRDFVEIRNLTVEIRSIHKQQVVLVGERVYRAREILRKYGDGTTTFTQWLDRVFTSRRTAYNILRYYEFYQQLPSLSLRQGLKSMPLKVAYCLSSRQAPLGKKVEIIESYSGEKPEDAILLIKEKLPTAEKDKRRKDSNKLMIEKIKTALHRLKMRREHLTKDHLSALQDLMVDLEEIVH; encoded by the coding sequence ATGGAAATCGAACAAGACAATTTAGAAATGAATCAAATCAGCCCGATTGAGAGTCGCGAGCTAGAGCTCTTACTTTTTGAGAGTTTTAAGCCGGGGCAACTTTCAGAAGAAGATGTTGGGCGCGATTTTGTAGAAATTCGCAATCTCACGGTTGAGATCCGTTCGATTCATAAGCAACAGGTTGTTCTTGTCGGTGAAAGGGTTTACCGCGCGCGCGAAATTTTAAGAAAATATGGTGATGGGACAACAACTTTTACTCAATGGCTTGATCGAGTCTTTACCTCTCGTCGCACGGCTTATAATATTTTGCGATACTACGAGTTTTATCAACAACTGCCATCACTGAGTTTAAGGCAGGGACTAAAGAGCATGCCTCTGAAGGTGGCTTATTGCCTTTCTTCTCGTCAAGCACCGCTTGGTAAAAAGGTTGAGATTATTGAAAGCTATTCGGGTGAAAAACCGGAAGATGCCATTTTGCTCATTAAGGAAAAATTGCCTACGGCCGAAAAAGATAAGCGGCGCAAAGACAGTAATAAATTAATGATTGAAAAAATAAAAACCGCATTGCATCGTTTAAAAATGCGCAGAGAGCATTTGACAAAGGATCATTTATCGGCTCTACAAGATTTAATGGTTGATCTAGAGGAAATTGTCCATTAA
- a CDS encoding sulfite exporter TauE/SafE family protein yields the protein MTGAIAGILSGLIGIGGGVVVVPCLYYTLAFLKVPQEELMQIVLGTSLATIAFNTLVSSTAHFKKKGVLIRPLKRMTPGLILGAIAGATLANFLPSSGLKLIFAVFEIALGVYFFFLGPEEIADTNKLPKILAMSSMGLVIGALSALLGIGGGVLTVPTLLFFKVPMKKAIGTSAAASFIIAVAGTISYLFYGIGTLSIKFTIGFVYLPALLAICGGSLIAAPLAVELAHRLPTQMLKKIFSVVLIAIGIFMIAK from the coding sequence TTGACAGGTGCTATTGCCGGAATACTATCCGGTTTGATTGGTATTGGAGGCGGGGTCGTTGTCGTCCCCTGCCTTTATTATACACTTGCATTTCTAAAAGTACCCCAAGAAGAATTGATGCAAATCGTTTTGGGTACATCACTTGCAACGATTGCTTTTAATACGTTGGTTTCATCAACAGCGCATTTCAAAAAGAAGGGCGTTCTCATCCGCCCACTAAAGCGAATGACTCCCGGTCTTATTTTAGGTGCTATTGCCGGAGCAACACTTGCCAACTTTTTACCAAGTAGTGGCCTTAAATTAATCTTTGCAGTCTTCGAGATCGCCTTAGGCGTCTATTTCTTTTTTTTGGGGCCGGAAGAAATTGCAGATACGAATAAATTGCCTAAAATCCTTGCCATGTCATCTATGGGATTGGTGATTGGCGCCCTATCCGCTCTTTTAGGGATTGGGGGTGGGGTCTTAACCGTTCCAACATTACTATTTTTCAAGGTTCCAATGAAAAAAGCCATCGGCACTTCAGCTGCTGCCAGCTTCATCATTGCCGTTGCCGGAACAATCTCCTATCTATTTTATGGGATTGGAACTCTAAGTATTAAATTTACTATTGGATTTGTTTACTTACCGGCTCTTTTAGCTATTTGCGGAGGATCCCTTATCGCAGCTCCGCTCGCAGTTGAGCTGGCTCATCGCCTTCCGACACAGATGCTTAAAAAGATTTTTTCCGTCGTTTTAATCGCGATCGGAATTTTTATGATTGCGAAGTAG
- a CDS encoding ankyrin repeat domain-containing protein, whose amino-acid sequence MNNFSPDIAREIISYLEIGDIAELFRKPTPPPSGITACIARALGCDTQPKRGNPLLKGLITKEPKDPEGPKDLRKYGFIITIAAKRYGFQFSTVDKATATRAGEYIRNLFVIIHRLHTTPNCRGRISGPIFQNRFERWLLDSENRTPQRFVEKRARAAFFEAIKSDFPLLARRLIQSRLDPNTRNNDETPLLSLSVGYPSVTKALLSAGAISTLTNLSAETPLHFAAKRGALSVVEQLLSAGAPIDPINSSDASPLIEACRSGHHKVVSFLVARGANSHLRTRHHGHCALHYAIEANSPNSVAALLASGVSPNVLDRNGKTPLILCLSRRMPWGSQDSQHEITKLLIGAKADLEILPTRDNPLRPEDETRLTALMHATRFRDLRNLALLIASGANLNQVTPREHNTALMLAVDCRNLGAVKMLLDAGADPHLKNSSGRTAIQMARPEGYTDSRDICEEIRALLRAAMK is encoded by the coding sequence ATGAATAATTTCTCTCCGGATATTGCACGTGAAATTATAAGTTATTTGGAAATAGGAGATATAGCCGAACTCTTTCGCAAACCCACCCCACCCCCTTCCGGGATAACTGCGTGCATTGCTAGAGCATTGGGTTGTGATACTCAACCTAAAAGGGGAAATCCCCTTCTAAAGGGTTTAATAACAAAAGAACCTAAAGATCCGGAAGGGCCTAAAGATCTAAGAAAATATGGTTTTATTATTACTATAGCAGCCAAGCGCTATGGCTTTCAATTCAGTACTGTGGATAAAGCCACAGCCACTCGCGCCGGCGAATATATACGGAATCTTTTTGTCATCATACACAGGCTTCATACGACTCCCAACTGCAGAGGCAGAATATCCGGACCTATTTTTCAAAATCGTTTTGAAAGATGGCTTTTAGATTCAGAAAATCGCACACCACAAAGATTTGTAGAGAAGCGAGCTAGAGCGGCATTTTTCGAGGCTATCAAATCCGATTTTCCGCTTCTCGCCCGTCGACTTATTCAGTCTAGACTAGATCCCAATACAAGAAATAATGATGAAACCCCACTGTTATCACTATCAGTAGGTTATCCCTCAGTGACTAAAGCGCTATTAAGTGCCGGAGCAATCTCTACACTAACTAATTTATCGGCAGAGACTCCCTTACATTTTGCTGCTAAAAGAGGTGCGCTATCTGTTGTTGAGCAACTACTTAGCGCAGGAGCTCCCATTGACCCTATAAATTCAAGTGATGCATCACCTTTGATCGAAGCCTGCCGAAGTGGACACCATAAGGTCGTCTCCTTTTTAGTAGCTCGTGGAGCCAACTCCCATCTAAGAACGAGGCATCATGGTCACTGTGCCCTCCATTATGCAATAGAAGCAAATAGCCCGAATTCTGTTGCTGCTCTATTAGCATCAGGTGTTTCTCCTAACGTATTAGATCGAAATGGAAAGACCCCCTTAATATTGTGCCTTAGTAGAAGGATGCCTTGGGGGAGCCAAGATTCTCAGCATGAAATAACTAAGCTACTTATAGGCGCCAAAGCCGATTTAGAGATTCTACCAACTCGTGACAATCCGCTTAGACCGGAAGATGAGACGAGGCTAACCGCTTTAATGCATGCAACTAGATTCCGTGATTTAAGAAACCTCGCGCTTCTCATTGCATCGGGAGCTAATCTCAATCAAGTAACACCTCGAGAACATAATACGGCATTAATGCTTGCTGTAGATTGTAGGAATTTAGGAGCTGTTAAAATGTTATTAGATGCCGGAGCAGATCCCCACCTAAAAAATTCGAGTGGTAGAACTGCCATACAGATGGCACGTCCAGAGGGTTACACGGACTCTCGGGATATTTGTGAAGAAATAAGAGCCCTTTTAAGAGCAGCTATGAAATAA
- a CDS encoding DUF2878 domain-containing protein, with translation MNKIITNYKYLNGIIFYIIWYACVYGACLNFELLGVLTGVILILVHFIISKKRKSDLIILGVYLVIGVIGDWLLISTRVIAYPFVTYDIMTIGVPLWILMLYASFAITVNHSMVMIHRYPKTCSFLGGIGGAISYYLSARIGAIILPLGWVSFLGIALYWFFILMFSKRLHDFLVPIPK, from the coding sequence ATGAATAAAATCATCACTAATTACAAATACCTTAATGGGATCATTTTTTATATTATTTGGTATGCGTGCGTCTATGGGGCTTGCCTTAACTTTGAGCTATTAGGCGTTCTCACCGGCGTGATTCTGATCCTTGTTCACTTTATTATTTCTAAGAAACGCAAGAGCGACTTGATTATCTTAGGGGTCTATTTAGTGATTGGAGTGATTGGCGATTGGCTCCTCATTTCAACAAGAGTCATTGCCTACCCTTTTGTCACCTATGACATCATGACTATCGGGGTTCCCCTTTGGATTTTAATGCTCTATGCCTCCTTTGCCATTACCGTTAACCACTCCATGGTGATGATTCATCGCTATCCAAAGACCTGTAGCTTTCTTGGCGGAATTGGAGGGGCTATAAGCTATTACCTTTCAGCCCGCATTGGCGCCATTATCCTTCCCCTCGGATGGGTTTCTTTCCTCGGAATTGCACTCTACTGGTTTTTCATTTTAATGTTTTCTAAACGACTCCATGACTTTCTAGTGCCTATACCGAAATAA